Proteins encoded in a region of the Neodiprion virginianus isolate iyNeoVirg1 chromosome 2, iyNeoVirg1.1, whole genome shotgun sequence genome:
- the LOC124297822 gene encoding hemolymph lipopolysaccharide-binding protein-like, whose protein sequence is LVHIDQLISLRARRNNYIYTSGIGAHKLHIEAASWNSARHNCQDEGGHLAIINSVEEAQVIRELVDTADIETIWIGAHDLFNEDEFVTIEDESIYKAGYSMWERGEPNNAGSNEHCLAVKKDGKFDDRDCKQAFSYVCEIRYPQVYV, encoded by the exons TTAGTTCACATTGACCAGCTGATCTCGCTTCGCGCTAGACGCAATAATTACAT ATACACATCTGGCATCGGCGCTCACAAGCTGCACATCGAAGCAGCCTCTTGGAATTCGGCTCGGCATAATTGTCAAGATGAAGGTGGTCACTTGGCAATCATTAACTCCGTGGAAGAGGCTCAAGTCATCCGTGAACTCGTCGATACAGCAGACATAGAAACGATTTGGATCGGTGCCCACGACTTGTTTAACGAGGATGAATTCGTAACCATAGAAGATGAATCGATATATAAAGCAGGATACAGCATGTGGGAAAGAGGAGAGCCAAACAATGCGGGGAGTAACGAACATTGTTTAGCCGTTAAAAAAGATGGCAAGTTTGACGATCGGGATTGCAAACAGGCCTTCAGCTACGTATGTGAGATACGTTACCCCCAGGTCTATGTATAG